From the Cryptomeria japonica chromosome 2, Sugi_1.0, whole genome shotgun sequence genome, one window contains:
- the LOC131049980 gene encoding heavy metal-associated isoprenylated plant protein 39 — protein MKKMVLKVTIEDEKSKRKAFKVVAGVEGVDSVAVDMKEKKITVIGDADPVNVTAKLRKSGFGFADLLSVGPAKEEKKEEKKDKRKEETKVESPKIVFIEKPYGYGFGGEENPNACGCTIC, from the exons ATGAAG AAAATGGTGTTAAAAGTGACAATTGAGGACGAGAAGAGCAAGAGAAAGGCCTTCAAGGTTGTTGCAGGGGTGGAAG GGGTGGATTCTGTGGCTGTGGACATGAAGGAAAAAAAGATCACTGTAATTGGGGATGCAGACCCTGTGAATGTTACAGCAAAGCTCAGGAAATCCGGTTTTGGCTTTGCAGATTTGCTGAGCGTGGGGCctgcaaaggaggagaagaaagaagagaagaaagataagAGGAAAGAAGAAACAAAAGTTGAGAGTCCAAAGATTGTGTTTATCGAAAAGCCTTATGGTTATGGTTTTGGGGGTGAGGAGAATCCTAACGCCTGCGGCTGCACAATCTGCTGA
- the LOC131049979 gene encoding heavy metal-associated isoprenylated plant protein 39: MEIKKIVLKLSIEDEKSKKRALKAVAGVQGVESVAVDMKEKKMTVIGEADPVIVTSKLRKYGYAEVLSVGPAKEEKKEPPPKQEPKKEEKKPEPTPTIIYYPAYPAYLSCNYRAYEDTVDSDEYSFCTIC; encoded by the exons ATGGAAATAAAG AAAATAGTGTTAAAATTGTCGATCGAGGAcgagaaaagcaagaaaagagcCCTCAAAGCGGTTGCAGGTGTGCAAG GGGTGGAATCTGTGGCGGTGGACATGAAAGAGAAGAAGATGACTGTAATTGGGGAAGCCGACCCTGTGATTGTTACATCAAAGCTCAGAAAATATGGATATGCGGAGGTACTGAGCGTGGGACCTGCCAAAGAAGAGAAAAAAGAGCCTCCCCCAAAACAGGAGCCAaagaaagaggagaaaaaaccaGAACCTACTCCAACAATTATCTATTATCCCGCTTATCCCGCTTATCTCAGTTGCAATTACAGGGCTTATGAAGACACTGTAGATAGCGATGAGTATAGTTTTTGTACAATCTGTTGA